The following coding sequences lie in one Natranaeroarchaeum aerophilus genomic window:
- a CDS encoding ATP-binding protein produces the protein MLNLTPILKRDQPTSRIKIGAKKVGPNTNTIKIRHNDRQAFFYVDPVDDSIVDGIGNKVRMHQNVKTVFDGIDRGKDFLVDPDAGKHDVIECELAKIHTSEVAPDELGPFLRENDYLLHPMEEVVPNGDSLATFEVAAMEPSGYTTLRVTPETELEFIDAGELRELRATRSSASRGGPGGPGDGAEGDDEEIQVNLEPKKPTVSFEEDVAGLPGVKRTAENLLALFDPDVRDEVVDRYGDEFASRGNSMLLYGPPGCGKTLISEAIAYEAKYNSNIEDSYGEVKFLEIKGSDVLSKYSGESEKRVEAIFEKAHGIAQEGFAVLFFDEVDTLIPDRGDDSLQRHERSLTNAFLQEMNEIEDNLLVIGATNMPFTIDPAATRRFPIQQFIPQPDKEVMAEVWRKHLSGMEGTGGIEYGRIGAASEGYTPAEIADRVLGSDLQREFVESVHLSDREPIEPSTEYFLERLDRTEPKTIRQYVASVRTKIDDLEGYPELRRYVEEQAERLDMRLGDGPSGLENLLAGGDADE, from the coding sequence ATGCTTAATCTGACACCAATACTGAAACGCGACCAGCCCACCTCACGAATCAAGATCGGCGCAAAAAAGGTTGGACCGAACACGAACACGATCAAAATCCGTCATAACGACCGGCAGGCATTCTTTTATGTCGACCCGGTCGACGATTCGATCGTCGATGGCATCGGGAACAAGGTCCGGATGCACCAGAACGTCAAGACGGTGTTCGACGGGATCGACCGCGGGAAGGATTTCCTCGTCGATCCCGACGCCGGAAAACACGATGTTATCGAGTGCGAGTTGGCGAAGATCCACACGAGCGAGGTCGCGCCGGACGAGCTGGGTCCGTTCCTCCGGGAGAACGACTATCTGCTCCATCCTATGGAAGAGGTCGTCCCAAACGGCGATAGTCTCGCGACGTTCGAGGTCGCCGCCATGGAGCCGTCGGGCTACACGACGCTCCGGGTGACGCCCGAAACTGAACTCGAATTTATCGACGCTGGCGAGCTCCGGGAGCTCCGGGCCACCAGATCGTCCGCGAGCCGCGGCGGCCCCGGCGGGCCCGGTGACGGCGCCGAGGGCGACGACGAGGAGATACAGGTGAACCTCGAACCCAAGAAGCCGACGGTTAGCTTCGAGGAGGATGTTGCGGGGCTGCCGGGGGTCAAGCGGACTGCCGAGAACCTGCTTGCCCTGTTCGATCCGGATGTCCGCGACGAGGTCGTCGACCGCTACGGCGACGAGTTCGCGTCACGGGGCAACAGCATGCTGCTGTACGGTCCGCCCGGCTGCGGGAAGACACTCATCTCGGAGGCCATCGCCTACGAGGCCAAGTACAACTCGAACATCGAGGACAGCTACGGCGAGGTGAAGTTCCTGGAAATCAAGGGTAGCGACGTGCTCTCGAAGTACTCGGGCGAGTCGGAGAAGCGCGTCGAAGCCATCTTCGAGAAGGCACACGGGATCGCTCAGGAGGGCTTTGCCGTACTATTTTTCGACGAGGTCGACACGCTGATTCCGGATCGTGGCGATGACTCCTTGCAGCGTCATGAGCGCTCGCTGACGAACGCCTTCCTTCAGGAGATGAACGAGATCGAGGACAACCTGCTGGTGATCGGGGCGACAAACATGCCCTTTACCATCGATCCAGCGGCGACCCGCCGCTTCCCGATCCAGCAGTTCATCCCCCAGCCCGACAAGGAAGTGATGGCCGAGGTCTGGCGGAAGCATCTCTCCGGGATGGAGGGGACCGGCGGGATCGAGTACGGACGGATCGGCGCAGCCTCGGAGGGGTACACCCCGGCCGAGATCGCCGATCGTGTGCTCGGAAGCGATCTCCAGCGGGAGTTCGTCGAGAGTGTCCACCTGTCCGACCGCGAGCCGATCGAGCCATCGACGGAGTACTTCCTCGAACGGCTCGACCGGACGGAGCCGAAGACGATCCGCCAGTATGTCGCAAGCGTTCGAACAAAGATCGACGATCTCGAAGGCTACCCCGAGCTCCGTCGGTACGTCGAGGAGCAGGCCGAACGGTTGGACATGCGGCTCGGGGACGGGCCATCAGGGCTCGAAAACCTGCTGGCTGGAGGTGACGCCGATGAGTGA
- a CDS encoding sugar phosphate nucleotidyltransferase: MDAIVLAGGFATRMWPITRRRPKMLLPVGETTVIDRILQQLEDDDRIDTVYLSTNEAFAETFREHLADRGYDKTQLSVEDTADEDEKFGVVGALSQLVDREDVDDDLFVIAGDNLIGFDLGEFLDEFEANGTPTLAAYDVGSREKAKSYGLVELDGSRVIDFQEKPDEPNSTLVSIACYAFPADSVRFAEYLAGDNNPDEPGWYIDWLQSNEPVHAFTFDDVWFDIGSADSYLDTVEWKLDGGSMVDPDATVENCEIGETVHVMAGATVRDSTLERTLVFPDATVENCNVDETILDTGTEVEDLRISQSLISDISVMDEDT; the protein is encoded by the coding sequence ATGGACGCTATTGTACTGGCTGGGGGGTTCGCCACGCGGATGTGGCCCATTACTCGTCGCCGGCCGAAGATGCTACTTCCAGTGGGAGAAACAACAGTTATTGATCGGATACTCCAGCAGCTAGAAGACGACGACCGGATTGATACTGTCTACCTGAGTACGAACGAAGCGTTCGCAGAGACGTTTAGAGAGCACCTTGCCGACCGGGGGTACGACAAAACACAGCTCTCCGTTGAGGACACGGCGGATGAAGACGAGAAGTTCGGCGTCGTCGGCGCGCTGTCCCAACTTGTCGATCGTGAAGATGTCGACGACGACCTCTTTGTCATCGCGGGCGACAACCTGATCGGCTTCGATCTGGGCGAGTTCCTCGACGAGTTCGAGGCGAACGGTACGCCCACACTCGCGGCCTACGATGTCGGGTCCCGCGAAAAGGCCAAATCCTACGGGCTGGTCGAACTGGACGGTTCTCGGGTCATCGATTTCCAGGAAAAACCCGACGAACCTAACAGCACGCTGGTATCGATCGCCTGTTACGCATTCCCAGCCGATTCGGTACGGTTTGCGGAGTATCTCGCCGGCGACAACAACCCCGACGAGCCCGGCTGGTACATCGACTGGCTCCAGTCAAACGAGCCGGTTCACGCCTTTACGTTCGACGATGTCTGGTTCGATATCGGCTCGGCCGACTCCTATCTTGACACTGTCGAGTGGAAACTCGACGGGGGATCGATGGTCGACCCCGATGCCACGGTCGAGAACTGCGAGATCGGCGAGACAGTTCACGTGATGGCCGGGGCGACCGTTCGTGATTCGACGCTCGAACGGACGCTCGTCTTCCCGGACGCCACGGTCGAGAACTGTAACGTCGACGAGACGATCCTCGACACGGGGACCGAGGTCGAGGACCTCCGGATCTCCCAGTCGCTCATTAGCGATATTTCAGTGATGGACGAGGACACCTGA
- a CDS encoding class I SAM-dependent methyltransferase has product MTDIERQPDAEGEYREHLERSATVWDRWSDWYSMSEQDFEPIREDLIEKLGLEPGDRVLEIGCGPGVNFAPVLDEIGDEGQLVAIDYSPEMIAKANARVDENRWENVDIMRADATTADLGTGYDAALATLSMSVMPDVERTVRNVHDALTRDAPLGILDLQGFQSGPLRLGNPLLGRFLRWYANWNVDGDVRAAVDDVFGGYELLETHMLGTVYTLTARRTIRQSTDSCL; this is encoded by the coding sequence ATGACTGACATCGAACGTCAACCGGACGCCGAAGGGGAGTACCGAGAACACCTGGAGCGCAGTGCAACCGTCTGGGATCGCTGGAGCGACTGGTACTCGATGAGCGAACAGGACTTCGAACCGATACGCGAGGATCTGATCGAGAAGCTCGGCCTCGAACCGGGCGATCGAGTACTCGAAATCGGCTGTGGACCCGGTGTCAATTTCGCGCCAGTGCTGGACGAGATCGGTGACGAGGGCCAACTCGTGGCGATCGACTACAGCCCGGAGATGATTGCGAAGGCGAACGCGCGAGTCGATGAGAATAGGTGGGAGAACGTCGACATCATGCGTGCCGATGCAACGACCGCTGATCTGGGCACTGGGTACGACGCCGCGCTCGCGACGCTCTCGATGAGTGTAATGCCCGATGTCGAGCGAACGGTCCGAAACGTGCACGACGCGCTAACTCGGGACGCACCGCTTGGTATTCTCGATCTGCAGGGGTTTCAGTCGGGGCCACTCCGGCTGGGCAACCCTTTGTTGGGCCGGTTCCTTCGCTGGTACGCGAACTGGAACGTCGACGGTGATGTCCGGGCGGCGGTTGACGACGTCTTTGGTGGGTACGAACTCCTTGAGACTCATATGCTCGGGACGGTGTATACGCTCACAGCAAGGCGGACAATCAGGCAATCAACAGACAGCTGTCTCTGA
- a CDS encoding sulfite exporter TauE/SafE family protein produces MIASCAPSGDLYAGEPIGLAVFALVGLLGGAHCIGMCGPLVTMYADRMRENGRRADSLTFVHVKQHGLFNLGRTMSYAVLGGLFGLAGNLVFVSGRRVTAIVSDIHAVTGLVVGALIVAVGLRYVAGSHAHDIAVPGTARLSAAINARLVPRVDRWVGNWRIAGLGAAHGLLPCPLLYPAFLYAFVQGDAIGGMAVLGVLGLGTIPAVFLTGTVFQSMGSEMRARLHRVLGIGFVLLGYIPLQHGLAMFGVALPHPPIPYYQPL; encoded by the coding sequence ATGATTGCCTCCTGTGCACCGTCGGGTGATCTGTACGCCGGCGAGCCGATCGGTCTCGCCGTTTTCGCCCTCGTCGGTTTGCTCGGTGGTGCACACTGTATCGGTATGTGTGGACCGCTGGTCACGATGTACGCCGACCGGATGCGAGAGAACGGACGTCGTGCCGATAGTCTCACATTCGTCCACGTCAAACAGCATGGTCTGTTCAATCTCGGGCGAACTATGAGTTATGCGGTGCTCGGCGGGCTGTTCGGACTGGCCGGGAATCTCGTCTTCGTCAGTGGGCGGCGGGTGACAGCAATTGTGAGCGACATCCACGCGGTCACTGGACTCGTAGTCGGAGCGCTCATCGTCGCAGTCGGGCTCCGGTACGTCGCGGGGAGTCACGCACACGATATTGCTGTCCCCGGAACTGCTCGACTGTCCGCTGCGATCAATGCACGGCTCGTCCCACGCGTCGACCGGTGGGTCGGCAACTGGCGCATTGCTGGTCTTGGTGCAGCACACGGACTGCTCCCGTGTCCGCTGCTGTACCCGGCGTTCCTGTACGCGTTCGTCCAGGGGGACGCGATCGGTGGTATGGCTGTCCTCGGCGTGCTCGGTCTCGGAACGATCCCTGCGGTCTTTCTCACTGGTACCGTCTTTCAGTCGATGGGGAGCGAAATGCGCGCTCGACTCCACCGTGTCCTCGGTATCGGGTTCGTTCTCCTCGGATATATCCCGCTTCAACATGGCCTCGCGATGTTCGGTGTTGCGTTGCCACATCCCCCCATTCCATACTATCAACCCTTATGA
- a CDS encoding SCO family protein: MDRRSYLSAVASTGLLGTAGCLTDVFDDELDGVVLDEPADQLADSEDLPYPAYGEALPEFELPDGLSDTVFDSAAMDRTALLTGVFTFCPDECGVLLNRFAGVQSLVDDLDRTDDVLFLPITFDPERDDETALRESSEMMGADLSLGNWKFLRPETPDRARTVVRDRLGIDFERTAESDRVEHYDFLHIVVTLLVNPGGVVERAYRGENIDPEKVTDDIDDIVANYDPAIHD, translated from the coding sequence ATGGACCGACGATCGTATCTCTCTGCAGTCGCCAGCACGGGCCTGCTCGGCACTGCTGGCTGTCTCACCGACGTGTTCGACGACGAGCTCGACGGGGTCGTCCTCGACGAACCGGCCGATCAGCTGGCCGACAGCGAGGACCTCCCCTACCCGGCCTATGGGGAGGCGCTCCCGGAATTCGAGCTTCCAGACGGACTGAGCGACACTGTGTTCGACTCGGCTGCAATGGACCGAACAGCCCTGCTCACCGGCGTGTTTACGTTCTGTCCGGACGAGTGTGGCGTCCTTCTCAACCGGTTTGCCGGGGTACAGTCACTCGTCGACGACCTGGATCGGACGGACGACGTGTTGTTCCTGCCGATCACGTTCGATCCCGAACGCGACGACGAGACGGCGCTCAGGGAATCTTCGGAGATGATGGGAGCGGACCTGTCGCTCGGGAACTGGAAGTTCCTCCGCCCCGAAACGCCGGACAGAGCCCGAACAGTGGTCAGGGATCGGCTGGGGATCGATTTCGAGCGGACGGCCGAAAGCGACCGGGTCGAGCACTACGACTTCCTGCATATCGTCGTGACGCTGCTCGTCAACCCCGGTGGAGTGGTCGAACGCGCCTACCGTGGCGAAAACATCGATCCCGAGAAAGTAACCGACGATATCGACGACATCGTCGCGAACTACGATCCAGCGATACACGACTGA
- a CDS encoding nitric oxide synthase oxygenase, with protein sequence MHEPLPEYDRVELYEQAHDFVEQCYAELGKEDEIEDRLDEIEDEIARRGHYDHTTEELKHGAKIAWRNSNRCIGRLFWQRLNVLDRRNCETAREVHEACCEHLERARNGGDIVPLLTVFKPVIDGEQQVRLWNYELLRYAGYQTDHGVVGDPDEVALTEYCQSRGWEGEGTRFDIQPHVIQIRDREPELFDVPESAIGEVPLSHPEYDWFEELGLRWYDVPVVSNMRMEIGGIQYTAAPFSGWYVSTEIGSRNLADEDRYDMLPIVAERLGLETDRDRNLWKDEALLVLNRAVLHSFDEAGVQIVDHHKVTDQFQQFERNEETAGRDVTGDRDWLLPPMSSATTHVFENQYDNRIERPNFFYQPDPVPIEERRTDIGR encoded by the coding sequence ATGCACGAGCCACTACCCGAGTACGATCGGGTCGAACTGTACGAGCAGGCTCACGATTTTGTCGAGCAGTGTTATGCAGAACTTGGCAAGGAAGACGAAATCGAAGACCGACTTGACGAGATCGAAGACGAGATCGCCCGCCGTGGCCACTATGACCACACCACCGAGGAGCTAAAACACGGCGCGAAGATCGCCTGGCGAAACAGTAACCGCTGTATCGGCCGGCTGTTCTGGCAGCGGCTGAACGTCCTTGACCGGAGGAACTGTGAGACAGCACGCGAGGTACACGAGGCGTGCTGTGAGCATCTCGAACGGGCGCGCAACGGAGGGGATATCGTCCCGCTGCTCACCGTGTTCAAGCCGGTGATCGACGGCGAGCAGCAGGTGCGACTCTGGAACTACGAACTGTTACGGTACGCGGGGTATCAAACGGACCATGGCGTCGTTGGCGATCCCGACGAGGTCGCGCTGACCGAATACTGTCAATCACGGGGGTGGGAAGGAGAAGGGACGCGGTTCGACATTCAGCCCCACGTCATCCAGATCCGCGACCGGGAGCCCGAACTGTTCGACGTTCCCGAATCCGCGATCGGCGAAGTCCCGCTTTCTCACCCCGAGTACGACTGGTTCGAGGAGCTTGGCCTTCGCTGGTACGACGTTCCCGTCGTCTCGAATATGCGCATGGAGATCGGCGGGATCCAGTACACCGCTGCGCCCTTTAGCGGCTGGTACGTCTCCACGGAGATCGGTTCCCGGAACCTCGCGGACGAGGACCGGTACGATATGTTGCCGATCGTTGCCGAACGGCTCGGCCTTGAGACGGATCGCGACCGGAACCTATGGAAGGACGAGGCACTCCTCGTACTGAACCGGGCGGTGTTGCACTCCTTCGACGAGGCCGGTGTCCAGATCGTCGACCACCACAAAGTGACCGATCAGTTCCAGCAGTTCGAACGAAACGAGGAGACAGCGGGCCGTGATGTCACTGGGGACCGCGACTGGTTGCTGCCACCGATGAGCTCGGCGACGACACACGTCTTCGAGAACCAGTACGACAACCGAATCGAGCGGCCCAACTTCTTTTACCAGCCGGATCCGGTGCCGATCGAGGAGCGTCGCACTGATATCGGCCGGTAG
- a CDS encoding NAD(P)-dependent alcohol dehydrogenase: MQAARLHEYTHDMANGLSLDEVDQPQITASDHVLLDVEGAGWCQTDNHIIEGMWEEYVPQPLPMTLGHENAGTVAAVGDEVTLVSEGDQVICHPVRTCGTCRPCRMGETMYCENDQFSGLTTDGGFAETLLTNERAVIPLPDGVDPAEIAPHADAGITAYHAAKKAVGDLVPGDTAVVIGVGGLGHIGLQCIDAMSAAEIVAVDIKQEARDLASDLGAHHTLDPEGQDIPSEIEALTDGNGAAQVLDFVGADSTTALAPDICAAGGDHHIIGYGGHIHEPAQALVNGEFAYQGNIVGKYTELQELVALVERGDVDLHTTQFGLDEVNSVAEMLEHNEIEGRAVITP, from the coding sequence ATGCAGGCAGCCAGACTTCACGAGTACACACACGACATGGCGAACGGGCTCTCGCTCGACGAGGTCGATCAGCCACAGATCACTGCCAGCGATCACGTCCTCCTTGATGTCGAGGGTGCGGGCTGGTGTCAGACGGACAACCACATCATCGAGGGCATGTGGGAGGAGTACGTCCCCCAGCCGCTACCGATGACGCTCGGCCACGAGAACGCCGGGACAGTTGCGGCGGTGGGCGACGAGGTGACGCTCGTCTCCGAGGGTGATCAGGTAATCTGCCATCCAGTCCGTACCTGTGGGACCTGTCGACCCTGCCGGATGGGCGAGACGATGTACTGCGAGAACGATCAGTTCTCGGGACTGACAACAGACGGCGGCTTCGCCGAGACGCTGCTCACGAACGAACGGGCGGTCATCCCGCTTCCCGACGGCGTCGATCCGGCCGAGATCGCCCCTCACGCCGACGCGGGGATCACGGCGTACCACGCCGCCAAGAAGGCAGTCGGTGATCTCGTACCGGGCGATACCGCCGTTGTCATCGGGGTCGGCGGACTCGGCCATATCGGCTTGCAGTGTATCGACGCGATGAGTGCGGCCGAGATCGTCGCCGTCGATATCAAGCAGGAAGCCCGCGACCTCGCGAGCGACCTCGGCGCACATCATACACTCGACCCCGAGGGACAGGATATCCCGAGCGAAATCGAGGCGCTCACCGACGGGAACGGCGCGGCGCAGGTACTCGACTTCGTTGGTGCGGATTCGACGACCGCGCTTGCCCCCGACATCTGTGCCGCCGGTGGTGACCACCACATTATCGGCTACGGTGGCCATATTCACGAACCGGCGCAGGCGCTGGTCAACGGCGAGTTCGCCTACCAGGGCAACATCGTCGGCAAGTACACCGAACTCCAGGAACTCGTCGCACTCGTCGAACGCGGCGACGTCGATTTACACACCACACAGTTCGGTCTCGACGAGGTAAATAGCGTCGCGGAGATGCTGGAACACAACGAGATCGAGGGGCGGGCAGTGATCACGCCCTAG
- a CDS encoding aldo/keto reductase, translating to MEYTTLGSTGIDVSELCLGCMSFGDDDEWMLDREESEALIERAIELGINFFDTANIYSTGTSEEILGDVLAEYNRDEMVVATKVRFQMREGDPNSEGLSRKAIEQELQNSLDRLGMDTVDLYQIHRWDYDTPIEQTLRALDDTVRRGQVRHIGASSMWAHQFAEALHTSDRLGLERFATMQNLYNLAYREEEREMLPLCQKEGIGVMPWSPLGAGFLTRPHEEFDETTRGEHEASLGRPYADGGGREINERVQELAAEKDRSMAQIAMAWLLHKEWVTTPILGTSSIEHLEAAVEATEIDLADSELDYLEEPYEPVPISGHE from the coding sequence ATGGAGTATACCACACTCGGCAGCACCGGCATCGACGTGAGCGAACTCTGTCTGGGCTGTATGAGTTTTGGGGATGACGACGAGTGGATGCTGGATCGGGAGGAGAGCGAGGCGCTGATCGAGCGCGCGATCGAACTGGGTATCAACTTCTTCGATACGGCCAACATCTACAGTACGGGGACGAGCGAGGAGATCCTCGGTGACGTGCTGGCCGAGTACAACCGCGACGAGATGGTCGTCGCGACGAAGGTCCGCTTCCAGATGCGAGAGGGCGACCCGAACTCCGAGGGGCTCTCGCGGAAGGCCATCGAACAGGAGCTCCAGAACTCGCTGGATCGGCTGGGGATGGACACCGTCGATCTGTACCAGATCCATCGCTGGGACTACGATACGCCCATCGAGCAAACGCTCAGGGCGCTCGATGACACCGTTCGACGCGGACAGGTACGCCACATCGGCGCGTCCTCGATGTGGGCCCACCAGTTCGCCGAGGCATTGCACACGAGCGACCGGCTCGGGCTGGAACGCTTTGCCACGATGCAGAACCTCTACAACCTCGCCTATCGCGAGGAGGAACGCGAGATGCTTCCCCTCTGTCAGAAGGAAGGCATCGGCGTGATGCCGTGGAGCCCTCTCGGTGCGGGCTTTCTCACGCGCCCCCACGAGGAGTTCGACGAGACGACCCGAGGCGAGCACGAGGCTTCGCTGGGACGTCCGTACGCGGACGGCGGTGGTCGCGAGATCAACGAGCGCGTTCAGGAACTGGCCGCCGAGAAGGACCGGTCGATGGCCCAGATCGCCATGGCGTGGCTGCTGCACAAGGAGTGGGTGACGACGCCGATCCTTGGCACTTCCTCGATTGAGCATCTTGAAGCCGCCGTCGAGGCGACCGAGATCGACCTCGCCGATAGCGAACTCGACTATCTCGAAGAGCCCTACGAGCCAGTGCCGATCTCCGGCCACGAGTAG